GATTATCAAATGGGAGGAAAAAAAGCAATACCCAAATATATGCTCCCTAAATTAGTGTGGCCTTCATGCACTAGAACTAGTGACAGAGAGGAGAGATTCCCCCCCCATTTATAAAGATCAAAGTTAGACCATACATTCGGTTAACTTGAGAAAAATTTCAAACTATAAGTGGTGGCAGCAACATATGCATGCAGAACTAAAAGAGTTTGTCCTCTGAGATGCCCATCTGGCATTCTTCCGGGAAAATCATCTACACATGAGGACATAGACAGAGGGTGTCCGCGTGTGTTTGTGGTGAGGGCTGTTGACCGTGGGGTGGTTGTGCGTGGAGGGAGGGATATGTGGGAACTCTACTTTCTGTTCCAGTTTGCTGTGAACctgctctaaaaaatataaagtctactgtaaagaattaataaagaagaaagagccaAACAGCCACATACTTCCTCAGCGCACTCCTTCCCAGGCGGTGCTCCTCTGACTCTCGGTAGTAAGTCTGTTTGCCAATCTCCCTCTCCCAGAAGCGTTTGAGCTCGTGACAGGTGTTCCGGCAGAAGACCTCCCGGCGGACGTACTGATTGTTCATCCCCTGAAACGGAACATAGCAGCTGAACCCTGGGAGAACACGCTCCCTCGGACTCTTGAGGGCATCAACATCATTTATGTGCAGGAGACCCTGCCCAGGTACAGACCCTGCCCAGGTACAGACCCTCAGCAGCGGGAAGAACAACAGTCACAGGATCCAGTGATGTGAACGCAGAAGTTTCCCATGGGTGTAACGGGTCAGAGCACCTGGCCAATACCTTTGACCTTCCTTCCTCCTCACAGAAGAACGGCTTCTCAGCTTTTCATCAATCGTAGCCTGTGCAGGCATTGTGTGCATTTACGCTTCACAACATCCCCATGCTCGGATGTTACCTTCCCTGTTTATAGGTGGGACATCTGAAGGGTTACAAAACTCGCCTGTGTTCCCACAGCCATAACCAGCAGACGGCAGGCCACAGACTTCAGAATGCTTCCAAGCCCTTCACTAAAGAGGTTTGTCACAGGAGGAGTCCCAGTGTCTGCTGCACCGGAGCAAGCAGTTTGCAGTGCGTGCGTGAGTGTGTTTGGAAAGATACATGTCAGACACTCTAGAATGCTCAGTTTTTTTTACATGAACAAACTCTGCCCAACTCCCAGAGCTCAGTGGGTCCCTCAGGCAGGTCAGATGCAGGgactggagggagagagaaaggagtttgAGGGCTACTGGAAATGTCCAGGGAGAAGCAGTGTCCAGGACAATGGAGAGTGGACGGGCTCACAGTGTATTCTGGGGCTGTCAGCTCGGTGAATGAAGGTGACGGGGTGTCAGTGGAGGTCCAGCTACTGTGCTTGTGCAAAGATGGGAAACACCAGAGCAGGGCTCGGGGGGTAGGGTGGCCACAGCAGTGCTGGACAGTCTGAGTGGCCTGGGTGCTGACATCCAAGGGAAACCCCTTTGGAAGGGGCATCTAGACGCCTGCGTCCGGAGCTCAGAATGAAGGTCTGGACCACGGCTCCCTCTCAGGGTCTGATTGGGCCGTGGGGCCAGTGGGAGGCGAGAGGGGTTTGAAGCCGGATGTTTGTCCATTATGGACAAACTCCAGACCTGTTTGTCCATTAGCCCGATGCCCCTTCTGCTTGTCAATacattctctgagcctcatttccttttttttttaaatttctttgaagaTCAAATTTGATCATGAAGGTGGTTTCAGGTGTAATGGAGTGAGCTGGACACGCATTGTCACAGGCACCAGGAACTCCTGTGACGGGagctggggtggggcgggggcaggaggagggtccTCTGAATAGTCTGAGGGCTTCAGGGCGTTTCCTAGGGGgagggaacacgggggagggggggaggagcacccAGGGTGCGGGAAcacaggggcggggtggggaggagcacccAGGGTGCGGGAAGCGCGCTGTGCCAAGGCCTGTGGTGACAGTCCtgtggaagcagagaggcaggagaagaTGGGGGTGACCTGGGGTCAGGACGGGGAAGGGGACTGACTGCAAGGCAGCACAGAGGACTTCAGGTTACAAAAATAACCTGTCCCTTGTTTCTAGTGGTGGTTACACAGCTGTATACAGTTGCCAAAACTTACCAAAGAGATGAATTTTTATTACACATCAGTTATGCCTCagtaaaagtagagaaaaatgtcTTCTGTGTCTGGACTAGAGGGTCATCCAGGTTCCCAGCTCTAAGCTACTGGGAGACCCTGTTGGCATATCTCATTGTTAGGGGTCATTCCAGCCTGTTCCTTTACAGGTAACATGTGTGAGCACTTGTGTTTTGGTTtcctggtttcttttttatttttttaaattaatttatttatttttagatagagaggagagagagagagagagagagagagagaaagcaagaagcatcaatttgtagtagttgtttcATGTACCTTGactagcaagcccagggtttcaaaccggcgacctcagtgttccaggtcaacattttatccactgcgccactacaggtcaggcctagtctCCTGGGTTCTAAAATGAGGACATTACCTCACCTTGCAGAAAGAAGTGTGAAGAGGGAACTATCCATAGTTGCAAAGTCCTTGGAAAACACAGGGGATTGTCCTCAGAAAATAAATAGCTCAATTCCTCCATATCTCTACGGCCAAGAACCCAGCCACCAGATTACATATCCTTAGAGAGAACTGGTATCCCTCCTTCTGGCCAATCGGCATCTACTCGGGGAAGCCATAACTTCAAAGACCGTTACGAACTTTACAAAATTGAATCTTGCTTAGAGAGAATAACAGCATGTCACACCTGCCCATCAATTCAGTGAAGCAAATGTGTTGAACTCGTACCATCTGTGCGGCATCTCCGCAGCACGAGGGGCCAACACCGCTCAGTGAGCTAACCAACACAGAGGCACATCTGTCTGTGGTGAGTCCTCACGCTGTGCCAACCACTTAATTTTCCAAATCTCAGGTTACCCGGAATATTAAACCCAAGATGAGGAATGTGAAAGgtgtttttcttactttctttttaaaga
This window of the Saccopteryx bilineata isolate mSacBil1 chromosome 10, mSacBil1_pri_phased_curated, whole genome shotgun sequence genome carries:
- the FAM240A gene encoding protein FAM240A, with the protein product MNNQYVRREVFCRNTCHELKRFWEREIGKQTYYRESEEHRLGRSALRKLREEWKQRLETKLRLRNNADENEKRANVGRELLASLTQEDSKH